The Miscanthus floridulus cultivar M001 chromosome 17, ASM1932011v1, whole genome shotgun sequence genome has a window encoding:
- the LOC136518214 gene encoding protein SMALL AUXIN UP-REGULATED RNA 12-like has product MAAPSKGATRKSLISRTLERCKSGLNRIGTAGRARSSPAVAGCFPVYVGPERVRFVVRAEYASHPLFRRLLDDAEREYGHAARGPLALPCDVDAFLDVLWHMEHGDGGGDEDEVRTAVSSSPICGLRSFSKNRAAGYRMMNPRSSPVVAKIGEHRETKHARTRSYS; this is encoded by the coding sequence ATGGCGGCGCCGAGCAAGGGAGCCACCAGGAAGAGCCTGATCTCAAGAACCCTGGAGCGGTGCAAGTCTGGGCTGAACCGGATCGGCACTGCCGGACGGGCGCGGTCGTCGCCGGCGGTCGCCGGGTGCTTCCCGGTGTACGTGGGTCCCGAGCGGGTGCGCTTCGTGGTCCGCGCGGAGTACGCCTCCCACCCGCTCTTCCGCCGCCTCCTTGACGACGCCGAGCGCGAGTACGGGCACGCGGCGCGGGGCCCGCTTGCGCTGCCGTGCGACGTCGACGCGTTCCTCGACGTCCTGTGGCACATGGAGCACGGCGATGGCGGTGGAGACGAAGATGAGGTCCGCACGGCCGTGTCGTCGTCGCCAATCTGCGGCTTGCGGAGCTTCAGCAAGAACCGCGCCGCCGGATACAGGATGATGAACCCAAGGTCTTCCCCGGTGGTTGCTAAGATCGGTGAGCACAGAGAAACTAAGCACGCACGAACTCGATCATACAGTTAG